A single window of Desulfovibrio sp. G11 DNA harbors:
- the tmk gene encoding dTMP kinase encodes MFVTFEGIEGAGKSTAIDYLSDYLQARGHDPVLTREPGGSALGRRLRALLLDVRTGGLASRAELFLFLADRAQHVTEVIRPALEAGQVVLCDRFTDSTLAYQGYGRGLDTEYLRSLNTAATGGLEPDLTLLLDLPVRCGLERAGERNRSAGMVIAEGRFDSESLDFHERVRRGYRALAEKEPERFAIIDASQPPEDVVLQCRSAIEAYLRRRGRGLD; translated from the coding sequence ATGTTTGTCACTTTTGAAGGTATAGAAGGCGCGGGAAAATCCACGGCCATTGACTATCTGTCAGACTACCTGCAAGCGCGCGGCCATGACCCCGTACTGACCAGAGAGCCTGGCGGCAGTGCCCTTGGGCGTCGCCTGCGCGCCCTGCTGCTGGATGTGCGCACCGGCGGGCTGGCCAGCCGGGCCGAACTGTTCCTGTTTCTGGCCGACCGCGCCCAGCATGTGACAGAGGTCATCCGCCCCGCCCTTGAGGCCGGGCAGGTAGTGCTCTGCGACCGCTTCACGGACTCTACCCTGGCCTATCAGGGCTACGGGCGCGGGCTGGACACGGAATACCTGCGCAGCCTCAATACAGCGGCCACCGGCGGGCTTGAGCCTGACCTCACCCTGTTGCTGGATCTGCCCGTGCGCTGCGGACTGGAACGCGCCGGTGAGCGCAACCGCTCCGCCGGCATGGTCATTGCCGAGGGGCGTTTTGACAGTGAAAGCCTGGACTTTCATGAGCGTGTACGCCGGGGTTACCGCGCCCTGGCTGAGAAAGAACCGGAACGCTTCGCCATTATTGACGCCTCACAGCCTCCCGAAGACGTGGTGCTGCAATGCCGCTCGGCCATTGAGGCCTATCTGCGCCGGCGGGGACGGGGCCTCGACTGA
- a CDS encoding 3'-5' exoribonuclease YhaM family protein: MEKGCYVKDISPTSEARGLFAVSQAAQGQSRNGPYWRLTLVDASGSLEAKIWHPLSADFSEIPAGALAWVEGRAGLYRDQVQLTVEHMRLLDAAESAAVDQTALMPASPYPLDDMLHELDGAIKAEFTHAPWRKLVQGFFSNAEMRAAFRVCPAAKGVHHAYVGGLLEHTLSVFNLCRRIADQYPELDRQTLLAGALFHDIGKLREFSGGLANDYTDEGRLLGHLMLGIEMLAPFMARSGLEEPLQRHLKHLILSHHGELQFGAVRPPHTPEAMALHYADNLDAKMAQCRGLFAQMEEDGQDWTPWQATLGRPVHRAARTPEKAAPATRKKAVKEECLSLLKV; this comes from the coding sequence ATGGAAAAAGGTTGTTACGTCAAAGACATTAGCCCCACGTCGGAAGCGCGGGGCCTGTTTGCAGTCAGTCAGGCGGCACAGGGCCAGTCCCGCAACGGACCCTACTGGCGGCTCACCCTGGTGGACGCCAGCGGCAGTCTTGAAGCCAAGATATGGCACCCCCTCAGCGCGGACTTCAGCGAAATTCCCGCCGGCGCGCTGGCGTGGGTTGAAGGCCGCGCAGGCCTGTACCGCGATCAGGTGCAGCTTACCGTGGAGCATATGCGCCTGCTGGATGCGGCAGAAAGCGCCGCTGTGGACCAGACCGCCCTTATGCCCGCCAGCCCCTACCCGCTGGACGACATGCTCCACGAACTGGACGGCGCCATCAAGGCAGAGTTCACACACGCCCCCTGGCGCAAGCTGGTGCAGGGCTTTTTCAGCAATGCCGAAATGCGGGCTGCCTTTCGCGTATGCCCGGCAGCCAAAGGCGTACACCACGCCTATGTGGGCGGCCTGCTTGAGCATACCCTGAGTGTTTTCAACCTCTGCCGCCGCATTGCCGACCAGTATCCGGAACTGGACCGGCAAACCCTGCTGGCGGGAGCGCTCTTTCACGATATCGGCAAGCTGCGGGAGTTTTCCGGTGGCCTTGCCAACGATTATACCGATGAAGGCCGTCTGCTCGGCCATCTTATGCTGGGCATAGAAATGCTCGCTCCCTTCATGGCCAGATCCGGCCTTGAAGAGCCGCTGCAAAGGCATCTCAAGCACCTTATCCTGAGCCATCACGGCGAACTTCAGTTTGGCGCGGTACGCCCGCCCCACACCCCCGAAGCCATGGCCCTGCACTATGCCGACAACCTGGATGCCAAGATGGCCCAGTGCCGGGGCCTTTTCGCACAAATGGAAGAAGACGGACAGGACTGGACCCCCTGGCAGGCCACGCTGGGCCGCCCCGTACACCGGGCCGCGCGCACCCCGGAAAAAGCCGCCCCCGCAACCCGTAAAAAGGCGGTCAAGGAAGAATGTTTGTCACTTTTGAAGGTATAG
- the surE gene encoding 5'/3'-nucleotidase SurE: protein MNVLLTNDDGIRAKGLRALYAALREAGHTVYVVAPMSQQSGVGHSLTVFEPVRATVIEEPDFTGTGVYGTPTDCVKLALGRLLPHKPDLVMSGINAGANVGPDILYSGTVGAATEAAHEELPSMAVSFDSFSHNTAPDMDLMPQARHAVNLAERMNWSAVGRRRVININYPACPLDEAQDLRVCPQTSAVWKNVYIEREDPRGAPYWWLEGEIPPASIEPGSDKDLLNRGHITLTPLCFDFTDHEGLTALKCMKLQG, encoded by the coding sequence ATGAACGTTCTCCTGACCAATGACGACGGCATCCGGGCCAAGGGGCTGCGCGCCCTGTACGCGGCCCTGCGCGAGGCCGGTCATACGGTATATGTGGTGGCCCCCATGAGCCAGCAGTCCGGCGTGGGGCATTCGCTCACGGTTTTCGAGCCTGTGCGGGCCACAGTGATTGAAGAGCCGGACTTTACTGGCACGGGCGTTTACGGAACCCCCACAGACTGCGTGAAGCTGGCCCTGGGGCGGCTGCTGCCCCACAAGCCCGACCTTGTCATGTCCGGCATCAATGCCGGGGCCAACGTGGGGCCGGACATCCTGTATTCCGGCACAGTGGGCGCGGCTACCGAGGCCGCCCACGAGGAACTGCCGAGCATGGCCGTCTCGTTTGACAGCTTCAGCCACAATACCGCTCCGGATATGGACCTTATGCCCCAGGCACGACATGCCGTGAACCTGGCCGAGCGTATGAACTGGTCTGCCGTGGGCCGCCGCCGGGTGATCAATATCAACTATCCCGCCTGCCCCCTGGACGAGGCTCAGGATCTGCGCGTCTGCCCCCAGACCAGCGCCGTGTGGAAAAACGTCTATATCGAGCGTGAAGACCCGCGCGGCGCGCCCTACTGGTGGCTTGAGGGCGAAATTCCCCCGGCAAGCATCGAGCCGGGGTCGGACAAGGACCTGCTCAACCGCGGGCATATCACCCTCACGCCTCTGTGCTTTGATTTTACCGACCATGAGGGACTGACCGCGCTCAAGTGCATGAAGCTTCAGGGCTGA
- the fba gene encoding class II fructose-1,6-bisphosphate aldolase, whose protein sequence is MPLISPKEMFAAAYAGGYAIGAFNVNNMEIIQGIMGAASEEKSPVILQVSAGARKYAGQPYIMKLVEAALAVDASVPVAVHLDHGPSFEMCRECIDGGFTSVMIDGSHLPYEENIALTKQVVDYARPRGVWVEAELGKLAGIEEHVQSDEHVYTDPDEAVDFVERTGCDSLAIAIGTSHGAYKFKGEPKLDFERLEAICRKLPDYPLVLHGASSVPQEFVDLCNQYGGNVGGARGVPEDMLRRAAGMGVCKINVDTDIRLAVTACIRQYLAEHPEEFDPRSYLKPAREAVRQMVAHKIRTVMGSSGKA, encoded by the coding sequence ATGCCTCTTATCAGTCCCAAAGAAATGTTTGCCGCCGCCTATGCCGGCGGTTATGCCATTGGCGCTTTCAACGTCAACAATATGGAAATCATCCAGGGCATCATGGGCGCGGCTTCCGAGGAAAAATCGCCTGTCATTCTTCAGGTGTCGGCGGGCGCGCGCAAATACGCGGGGCAGCCCTACATCATGAAGCTGGTGGAAGCCGCCCTGGCCGTTGACGCCAGCGTACCCGTGGCGGTGCACCTTGACCACGGCCCCAGTTTTGAAATGTGCCGCGAATGTATCGACGGCGGATTTACTTCCGTCATGATCGACGGCTCGCATCTGCCCTACGAAGAAAATATCGCCCTCACCAAACAGGTGGTGGACTACGCCCGCCCCCGCGGCGTGTGGGTCGAAGCTGAACTGGGCAAACTGGCGGGCATTGAAGAGCATGTGCAGTCGGACGAGCACGTTTATACCGACCCTGACGAAGCTGTGGACTTTGTGGAGCGCACCGGCTGCGATTCGCTCGCCATAGCCATCGGCACAAGCCACGGCGCGTACAAGTTCAAGGGCGAGCCCAAGCTGGACTTTGAACGCCTTGAGGCCATCTGCAGGAAGCTGCCGGACTATCCGCTGGTGCTGCACGGTGCTTCCAGCGTACCGCAGGAGTTTGTGGACCTGTGCAACCAGTACGGCGGCAATGTGGGCGGCGCCAGAGGCGTACCCGAAGACATGCTGCGCAGGGCCGCCGGTATGGGCGTGTGCAAGATCAACGTGGATACGGATATCCGCCTGGCGGTTACGGCCTGCATCCGCCAGTATCTGGCTGAACATCCCGAAGAATTTGACCCCCGGTCCTATCTCAAGCCGGCCCGGGAAGCTGTAAGGCAAATGGTGGCGCACAAGATCCGCACTGTTATGGGATCTTCAGGCAAAGCCTAA
- the gap gene encoding type I glyceraldehyde-3-phosphate dehydrogenase, which yields MPVKLGLNGFGRIGRYLLRLLADDQDLQIVAINARADNAALAYLFKYDSTYGNFAGTVDHDENGIIVNGRHIAVTRCKPGEWEWKRLGVTIAVETTGTIKDGEGLAMHLACGAEKVVISAPAKDVDAMIVMGVNDHVYDCARHKIISAASCTTNCLAPVVKVLHEKFGIRHGLMTTIHSYTMSQRILDGSHKDWRRGRSAAVSMVPSSTGAAKAVGVVMPELEGKLNGMSVRVPTFACSLVDLTCEVERSCDAAAVNAALKAASEGVMGPNMGFSEEPLVSIDYRGSTHGGVVDALSTQVLDGSMVKVLIWYDNEAGFTNQLLRLLRMVGSRCR from the coding sequence ATGCCCGTCAAACTGGGATTGAACGGCTTTGGCCGTATCGGCCGCTACCTGCTGCGGCTGCTGGCCGATGACCAGGATCTGCAAATCGTCGCCATCAACGCGCGCGCCGATAATGCCGCCCTGGCCTATCTTTTCAAGTACGATTCCACGTACGGCAATTTTGCGGGCACGGTGGACCATGATGAAAACGGCATTATCGTCAATGGCCGTCACATCGCCGTTACCCGCTGCAAGCCCGGCGAATGGGAATGGAAGCGCCTTGGCGTGACCATTGCCGTGGAAACCACGGGGACCATCAAGGACGGCGAAGGCCTCGCCATGCACCTGGCCTGTGGCGCGGAAAAGGTCGTTATTTCTGCTCCGGCCAAGGATGTGGACGCCATGATAGTTATGGGCGTCAACGATCATGTCTATGACTGCGCCAGACACAAGATCATTTCCGCCGCGTCCTGCACCACCAACTGCCTGGCCCCCGTGGTCAAGGTGCTGCACGAAAAGTTCGGCATCCGTCACGGCCTCATGACCACCATCCACAGCTACACCATGAGCCAGCGTATTCTGGACGGTTCACACAAGGACTGGCGCCGGGGCCGCTCGGCTGCCGTGTCAATGGTTCCTTCCAGCACGGGCGCGGCCAAGGCCGTGGGTGTGGTGATGCCCGAGCTTGAAGGCAAGCTCAACGGCATGTCCGTGCGCGTTCCTACCTTTGCCTGCTCTCTGGTGGACCTGACCTGCGAGGTCGAGCGTTCCTGTGACGCCGCCGCCGTCAATGCGGCCCTCAAGGCTGCCAGCGAAGGCGTCATGGGACCGAATATGGGCTTTTCTGAAGAGCCGCTGGTCTCCATCGACTACCGGGGCAGTACCCACGGCGGCGTGGTGGACGCGCTCTCCACCCAGGTGCTGGACGGCAGCATGGTCAAGGTGCTGATCTGGTACGATAACGAAGCGGGTTTTACCAACCAGCTTTTGCGCCTGTTGCGTATGGTGGGCAGCCGCTGCCGCTAG
- a CDS encoding TIGR01777 family oxidoreductase, with product MHVLILGATGFIGSHITASLLAAGHTVCAAARSGGSGRPAADGLAYATWDGKNPDGLRPLLEHADAVINLQGENIGAARWTRARKQAIVQSRLDAGYALVTALHELRHKNQRLPQCLLQASACGYYGLWPDAATAPPCTEHSPAGQGFLARTCVQWEASTAPVEDMGIRRCILRFSPVLGKKSSGAAGGFLERMLPPFRYFMGGPVGSGHQPVSWIHMEDVTRIALFLLAQSGLCGTFNASAPETVSMRRFAHTLGSVCARPVWLPVPASLVRLALGEMAEELILCGQNPFPSRLADAGYAFRYGSLEQALADTLA from the coding sequence ATGCATGTACTTATTCTTGGCGCTACAGGTTTTATAGGATCGCATATCACGGCCAGCCTGCTGGCCGCCGGGCATACGGTCTGCGCCGCAGCCAGAAGCGGCGGAAGCGGAAGGCCCGCTGCCGATGGGCTTGCGTATGCGACGTGGGACGGCAAAAATCCCGACGGGCTGCGTCCGCTGCTGGAGCATGCGGATGCGGTCATCAACCTTCAGGGAGAGAATATCGGCGCGGCCCGCTGGACCCGCGCCCGCAAGCAGGCCATCGTCCAAAGCAGGCTGGATGCCGGATATGCGCTCGTCACTGCCCTGCACGAACTGCGGCACAAAAACCAACGGCTGCCACAATGCCTTTTACAGGCCTCGGCCTGCGGCTACTACGGCCTGTGGCCCGATGCGGCCACGGCCCCGCCATGTACTGAACACAGCCCCGCAGGCCAGGGGTTTCTGGCCCGAACCTGCGTGCAGTGGGAGGCAAGCACCGCGCCGGTGGAGGATATGGGAATACGCCGCTGCATCCTCCGCTTTTCACCCGTGCTGGGAAAAAAATCTTCCGGAGCGGCCGGGGGTTTTCTGGAACGGATGCTGCCGCCGTTCAGGTATTTTATGGGCGGGCCTGTCGGGTCTGGGCACCAGCCCGTAAGCTGGATTCATATGGAAGATGTAACGCGTATCGCCCTGTTTTTGCTCGCGCAGAGCGGTCTGTGCGGCACATTCAATGCAAGCGCCCCTGAAACAGTGAGCATGCGCCGCTTCGCCCATACCTTGGGCAGCGTATGCGCGCGGCCCGTCTGGCTGCCTGTTCCCGCGTCGCTTGTGCGCCTTGCCCTGGGAGAAATGGCCGAAGAGTTGATACTTTGCGGGCAAAACCCCTTTCCGTCCCGTCTGGCCGACGCTGGTTATGCCTTTCGCTACGGCAGCCTTGAGCAGGCCCTGGCCGATACACTGGCCTGA
- a CDS encoding methyl-accepting chemotaxis protein, which translates to MLAVIDKIPSPIMIRDAQRKIRFLNEAAMFGGKTPDSMTGTACSGHFRADACAGGCAADQCFASSRKETTSTVSHPSDGTAIDMFYTALPYGSDAVLALMTDQTQMLQAQRQVMEVARKVEEVGTKLSAASHELAHIIALSDQGAERQAMRVGETASAMEEMNSTVLEVARNAEQAANMAMGTREKAQEGAEIVRKSVNCIQTVQSQSLQLKNDMNTLNRNAADISQIMGVISDIADQTNLLALNAAIEAARAGDAGRGFAVVADEVRKLAEKTMSSTTEVARAIAAIQSSAGQSVNSVDASTRSIEEATTFVTLSGTALEEIVSMVDTTADQVRAIATASEEQSATSDEINRSVNEINEIGIKTAQGMRDANTAVSGLKQLSQTLDALLKTMKLS; encoded by the coding sequence ATGCTGGCAGTTATCGACAAGATACCTTCTCCCATCATGATCCGCGATGCGCAGAGAAAGATACGGTTCCTGAATGAAGCCGCGATGTTTGGCGGCAAAACACCCGACAGCATGACCGGAACGGCCTGCTCAGGCCATTTCAGGGCCGATGCCTGCGCCGGAGGCTGCGCTGCGGACCAGTGCTTTGCCAGCAGCCGCAAGGAAACCACAAGCACCGTGTCACATCCTTCCGACGGCACGGCCATCGACATGTTCTATACGGCCCTGCCCTACGGTTCCGACGCCGTACTGGCGCTCATGACAGACCAGACCCAGATGCTGCAGGCCCAGCGACAGGTGATGGAGGTGGCCCGCAAGGTGGAAGAAGTGGGCACGAAGCTGTCCGCAGCATCCCACGAACTGGCGCACATCATAGCCCTGTCGGATCAGGGTGCGGAACGGCAGGCCATGCGCGTGGGCGAAACCGCCAGCGCTATGGAAGAAATGAATTCCACCGTGCTTGAGGTGGCACGCAATGCCGAGCAGGCGGCCAATATGGCCATGGGTACACGGGAAAAAGCGCAGGAAGGCGCGGAAATCGTAAGAAAATCCGTCAACTGCATCCAGACGGTGCAAAGCCAGTCCTTGCAGCTTAAAAACGACATGAACACCCTGAACAGAAACGCGGCCGACATCAGCCAGATCATGGGCGTCATATCCGACATCGCAGACCAGACCAACCTGCTGGCCCTCAATGCCGCCATTGAGGCCGCACGGGCGGGTGACGCAGGGCGCGGCTTTGCCGTGGTGGCTGACGAGGTGCGCAAGCTGGCCGAAAAAACCATGTCCTCTACCACCGAGGTCGCCAGGGCCATTGCCGCCATCCAGAGCAGCGCCGGGCAGAGCGTCAATTCTGTGGATGCTTCCACAAGGTCCATTGAAGAAGCCACGACCTTTGTCACCCTGTCCGGCACGGCGCTGGAAGAAATCGTCAGCATGGTGGATACCACCGCCGACCAGGTGCGCGCCATCGCCACGGCCAGCGAAGAGCAGTCCGCCACCAGCGACGAGATCAACCGGTCAGTCAACGAGATCAATGAAATCGGTATCAAGACGGCCCAAGGCATGCGCGACGCCAATACGGCAGTCTCCGGCCTGAAGCAGCTCTCGCAGACGCTGGATGCCCTGCTCAAAACCATGAAGCTTTCCTGA
- a CDS encoding sensor histidine kinase, with protein MESSRATNISSAYTTAQGVAACAVTAKVSGADGRPLGVIDIDITLSALVVMVEGIKIGQTGSIILLEDSGMVLAAPQYKAWVNRNISECGVPALQDLLAAGGTGTLALDGVEKRIVVYKGFQGWRMIALMNESEVSADMNAALKQVLLAGAAITAVLLLLALWIVQSIRKPLHQMVQCTTSISNGDLDCLPSAKRFSAELLQLHTGLSRITDTCKNMRTQVTATVAAWPTAICAAASTKRNSGATLKKSSNPSMAWRAACWQLSTRYLLPS; from the coding sequence ATGGAAAGCTCCCGCGCCACCAACATCAGTTCGGCCTATACAACGGCGCAGGGCGTCGCTGCCTGCGCCGTTACGGCAAAGGTTTCCGGCGCGGACGGCAGGCCCCTGGGCGTCATTGATATCGACATCACCCTTTCCGCCCTTGTCGTAATGGTGGAAGGAATAAAAATCGGCCAGACAGGTTCCATCATACTGCTCGAAGACAGCGGCATGGTTCTGGCCGCCCCCCAGTACAAGGCCTGGGTCAACCGCAATATCAGCGAGTGCGGGGTGCCCGCCCTGCAGGACCTGCTTGCCGCCGGGGGAACAGGCACGCTTGCGCTGGACGGTGTTGAAAAACGTATTGTCGTGTACAAGGGCTTTCAGGGCTGGCGCATGATCGCCCTTATGAATGAAAGTGAAGTCAGTGCGGACATGAACGCGGCCCTCAAGCAGGTACTGCTCGCCGGGGCGGCCATTACCGCGGTTCTGCTTCTGCTGGCCCTGTGGATTGTGCAGAGCATACGCAAACCTCTTCATCAGATGGTGCAGTGCACCACGTCCATATCCAACGGTGACCTTGACTGCCTGCCGTCGGCAAAAAGATTTTCCGCCGAGCTTTTGCAGCTGCACACCGGCCTTTCCCGCATAACAGATACCTGCAAGAACATGCGAACCCAGGTAACGGCTACCGTCGCAGCGTGGCCGACGGCTATCTGCGCAGCAGCATCAACGAAACGGAATTCAGGGGCGACTTTAAAAAAATCGTCGAATCCATCAATGGCCTGGCGGGCAGCATGCTGGCAGTTATCGACAAGATACCTTCTCCCATCATGA
- a CDS encoding cache domain-containing protein, translating to MTIRAKFLLTFFAAIILGIGSTLLIVTGKMDTMNERSTQAYMEHALSSTNNYIALFFKQAQESATMLASTPAIREAFGHLPLFTDNSEPQQVARPAMTPQARTVDEIFQLVKDSHANYSSVTFGAENGGFLEYPLAS from the coding sequence ATGACTATTCGTGCAAAATTTTTGCTGACCTTTTTTGCTGCCATTATTCTGGGCATCGGCAGCACCCTGCTGATTGTCACCGGGAAAATGGACACCATGAATGAGCGCAGCACACAAGCGTATATGGAGCACGCGCTCTCAAGCACCAATAACTATATCGCTCTCTTCTTCAAGCAGGCCCAGGAAAGCGCAACCATGCTGGCTTCCACGCCAGCCATACGCGAAGCTTTCGGCCACCTTCCTCTTTTCACAGACAACAGCGAACCGCAGCAGGTTGCCAGGCCGGCCATGACACCGCAGGCCCGGACGGTGGACGAAATATTCCAGCTCGTCAAAGACAGCCACGCCAACTACAGTAGTGTTACCTTTGGCGCTGAAAACGGCGGTTTTCTCGAATATCCGCTGGCATCCTGA
- a CDS encoding 2-oxoacid:acceptor oxidoreductase family protein, translated as MSKYQDVIIAGFGGQGVMLIGNLLAQAGMEHGLEVSFIPVYGAEMRGGTANCTVVLDEHAIGSPLVREPLSTIILNEPSLAKFQPRLHRDGVQVVNASLVNRELVDTTLRTVYIPANDMAHELGNVKLANMVALGAWLKATGALPPAVVQDALHRVISAHYAKLIPVNEKALEAGYSFA; from the coding sequence GTGAGTAAGTATCAGGATGTCATTATCGCCGGGTTCGGCGGCCAGGGAGTCATGCTCATAGGCAACCTGCTGGCCCAGGCCGGGATGGAGCACGGGCTTGAGGTGAGCTTTATCCCCGTATACGGGGCGGAAATGCGCGGCGGCACGGCCAACTGCACGGTAGTGCTGGATGAGCACGCCATCGGTTCTCCGTTGGTGCGCGAGCCGCTGTCCACCATCATCCTCAACGAGCCTTCGCTGGCAAAATTCCAGCCGCGCCTGCACAGGGACGGTGTGCAGGTGGTCAACGCATCCCTGGTAAACAGGGAGCTTGTGGATACCACGCTGCGCACGGTATATATTCCGGCCAACGACATGGCCCATGAACTGGGCAACGTCAAGCTGGCCAATATGGTGGCGCTGGGCGCGTGGCTCAAGGCCACGGGCGCGCTGCCGCCTGCCGTAGTGCAGGACGCGCTGCACCGCGTGATCAGCGCCCATTATGCCAAGCTTATTCCCGTCAACGAAAAAGCGCTGGAGGCAGGCTACAGCTTCGCCTGA
- a CDS encoding thiamine pyrophosphate-dependent enzyme, protein MSAQQTEILRPGCTTPREGERLVFDVNPVLNERHTHYCPGCHHGIAHRLVSEVLHELGVADRTILVAAVGCATFTYDYFNVDGLEAPHGRACAVATGVRRARPESVVFTYQGDGDMAAIGMAESLHAANRGEKITTIFINNTVYGMTGGQMAPTTLVGQKTTTSRQGRNVGNEGGPIRMAEIMAQLDGVAYAARCALDSVKHVRAAKKAVRKAFDAQLQGLGFGFVELLSGCPTNWHLDPIAANRRIAEAMIPVFPLGVYKDVSSADATAENAGQDSQEAGRE, encoded by the coding sequence ATGTCAGCACAGCAAACAGAAATCCTGCGGCCGGGCTGCACAACTCCCCGGGAAGGTGAACGGCTTGTTTTTGATGTAAATCCCGTGCTCAACGAACGCCACACCCACTATTGCCCCGGCTGCCATCACGGTATTGCCCACAGGCTGGTGAGCGAAGTGCTGCACGAACTTGGGGTGGCGGACCGCACCATCCTGGTGGCCGCGGTGGGTTGCGCCACCTTTACCTATGACTATTTTAACGTGGACGGCCTTGAAGCCCCCCACGGCCGCGCCTGCGCCGTGGCCACCGGGGTGCGCCGCGCGCGGCCAGAATCTGTGGTCTTTACCTACCAGGGTGACGGCGACATGGCGGCCATCGGCATGGCCGAATCCCTGCACGCCGCCAACCGGGGTGAAAAGATCACCACCATCTTCATCAACAATACCGTATACGGCATGACAGGTGGGCAAATGGCCCCCACCACGCTTGTGGGGCAAAAAACCACCACCAGCCGCCAGGGACGTAATGTCGGCAACGAAGGCGGCCCCATACGCATGGCAGAAATAATGGCCCAACTGGACGGCGTGGCCTATGCCGCCCGCTGCGCCCTTGATTCCGTCAAGCATGTGCGCGCCGCCAAAAAAGCCGTGCGCAAGGCCTTTGACGCGCAATTGCAGGGGCTTGGCTTCGGTTTTGTGGAGTTGCTCTCCGGCTGCCCCACCAACTGGCATCTGGACCCCATCGCCGCCAACAGGCGCATCGCCGAAGCTATGATTCCCGTCTTTCCCCTTGGCGTGTACAAGGATGTGTCCAGTGCCGACGCAACAGCGGAAAACGCGGGGCAGGACAGCCAGGAGGCCGGCCGTGAGTAA
- the vorB gene encoding 3-methyl-2-oxobutanoate dehydrogenase subunit VorB, with amino-acid sequence MSQNSSERILIKGNEAVAFGAVDAGCRCYFGYPITPQNEIPEVLSSLLPEHGGQFVQAESEVAAVNMLLGAAACGIPALTSSSSCGISLMQEGISYMAGSHIPGVMINMQRGGPGLGDIGPSQGDYFQAVKGGGHGDHRNLVLAPATAQECYDFMFRAFALAFRYANPVMVLGDAIVGQIKEPVRRIPPADAVSPEALAAMTKDWRLEGYGKRGTGVQPRLLKSVYLAEGALAERNRLLMKKYDDMKAECAWECVDVDDAELVVVAFGSIGRIARSAIRRLRAEGHRIGLFRPITLFPFPEEALRALAPGRRFLVMEQNTGQMVEDVRLALFAQSGISASSVLWHGIMPGLFIGADALREPMLQALKEK; translated from the coding sequence ATGAGCCAGAATTCCTCTGAACGTATACTCATCAAGGGCAATGAGGCCGTGGCCTTCGGCGCTGTTGATGCTGGCTGCCGCTGCTATTTCGGCTACCCCATCACACCGCAGAACGAAATTCCCGAAGTGCTTTCCTCGCTGCTGCCCGAACACGGTGGGCAGTTTGTACAGGCGGAAAGCGAGGTCGCCGCGGTCAACATGCTGCTGGGCGCTGCGGCCTGCGGCATTCCGGCGCTCACGTCTTCCTCCAGCTGCGGCATCTCCCTCATGCAGGAGGGCATCTCCTACATGGCGGGCAGCCATATACCCGGGGTTATGATCAACATGCAGCGCGGCGGGCCGGGCCTTGGCGACATCGGCCCCTCGCAGGGCGACTACTTTCAGGCCGTCAAGGGCGGCGGCCACGGCGACCACCGCAACCTGGTACTGGCCCCGGCCACTGCCCAGGAATGCTATGACTTCATGTTCCGTGCCTTTGCCCTGGCCTTCAGGTACGCCAACCCGGTCATGGTTCTCGGCGACGCCATCGTAGGCCAGATAAAGGAGCCTGTGCGGCGCATACCTCCGGCCGACGCCGTTTCGCCTGAAGCCCTTGCCGCCATGACAAAAGACTGGCGGCTTGAAGGCTACGGCAAGCGCGGCACCGGCGTGCAGCCCCGGCTGCTCAAGTCTGTCTATCTTGCCGAGGGCGCACTTGCCGAACGCAATCGCCTGCTCATGAAAAAATATGACGACATGAAGGCCGAATGTGCATGGGAATGCGTGGATGTGGACGATGCCGAGCTTGTGGTGGTGGCTTTCGGCTCCATCGGGCGTATCGCCCGCAGCGCCATACGCCGTCTGCGTGCTGAAGGCCACAGGATCGGCCTGTTCCGCCCCATTACGCTTTTTCCCTTTCCGGAAGAAGCCCTGCGGGCGCTTGCACCGGGCAGACGCTTTCTCGTTATGGAGCAGAATACGGGCCAGATGGTGGAAGACGTGCGACTGGCGCTTTTTGCCCAGTCAGGCATAAGCGCGTCCTCCGTGCTCTGGCACGGCATCATGCCCGGCCTGTTCATCGGGGCCGACGCCCTGCGTGAACCCATGTTGCAGGCCCTCAAGGAGAAATAG
- a CDS encoding indolepyruvate ferredoxin oxidoreductase subunit alpha encodes MSRIVFLEERCKGCRLCVEACPVHILRPSGRFNRQGYEVMEMDGQCTGCASCAVMCPDVAIRVFKSAVKKGGEA; translated from the coding sequence ATGTCACGAATCGTGTTTCTGGAAGAACGCTGCAAGGGCTGCCGCCTGTGTGTGGAAGCCTGTCCTGTACATATTCTGCGGCCATCGGGCCGGTTTAACCGCCAGGGGTATGAGGTCATGGAGATGGACGGGCAGTGCACGGGATGCGCTTCCTGTGCCGTCATGTGCCCGGATGTGGCCATCCGTGTCTTCAAAAGCGCTGTAAAGAAAGGGGGCGAGGCATGA